The Verrucomicrobiota bacterium DNA segment TTCATCAGGGGGCGAGTTCGAGCGCGCCCAAAGGATGCTCACGCCGCCAGCTTGTGCGTGCAGGCGAGGTCCGTGTTCGCGTCAATGTGCCAGCGCTTGGCGACTAATTCGTGATCGTTCGTCAGTCCCCAGCGGTCGGGCTGCGGCTCGCCAATGTGCGCCTGGTTCGCCCCCTTCAACTCCATGCAACCCTTGTTGTTGCCAATTTCCGCGATGAACTCGCACTCATCGGCGGTCAGTTTGATGTCCGGCAGCGACGCCAGTTCGTCCAGTTTCGATTCGATGGGTTTGGTCTTCTCGCCAGTTTCCTGAATCAACGTCGGGATGACGCTTTTCACCCCGGGTTGCGACAGATTCCACAGACAGGCCAGTTGAAGCATCGTCACGTTATGCTTCTTTGCAATGTCGCGCAGGCGTTCCATCTTCTCACTACCGGCCTCGACCCAGCCCGCCGGACGGAACGCGCGATGATCCTGCTGGCCGAACTTGTGTCCCGGCTTCACGTCGTCGTGGAACAGCCCGCCGTAATCCACAACTCTCGTGATGAGGTTCACGTCGTGCTTCACGGCCGCGGGCAACACCAGACTGCCCGGCCACGGTTCGAGCGGATTCAGAATAATCATCGCCCAGTCGAGCAGCGGACCGAATCGCTCGAAACAAAGCAGGAGGTCCAGCGTGAAACCGTTGGCCGGGCCGGGCGCGACGCCGATACGCTCGGTGAGCTTCGCGTCGCGGAGTTTGTCCGTCGCTTTCCAGACCGCATCGCTCGTGTAGCCGGTGAAGTCCGGGTTGTGCAGCAGGAGGAGGTCAAACTTGTCCGTGCGGCAACGTTGCAGCGATTTCTCCGTCGCCATGCGCAAGTAATCCGCGAATTGATTCGGCGGGCGCAGTTGCGGGTGGGTGAAGCGTGGAAAGCCCTTCGAGCCGTCACGTTTGCCGGAATAAAAATCGTGTCCGACCGCGCCGACGAGGCAATAGGCATCGCGCGGCAAACCGGTGAGGGCGCGGCCCAGCAGCTCATCGGCAGCGCCGTTGCCATAGACATCCGCCGTCATGAAGGTGCGGATGCCGCGTTGATAGGCTTGTTGAACGACTTGGATGAAGCGTTCCTCGCTGAGCGGCTCGCCAAAGTGCATGAAACGTCCGCCGCTCCACGTGCCGAATGCTGTGCGTGTCAAATCCATAAATCGTCATCAATGAAACTTGAGAGTCGGGCCAAAGGCAACGACACTTTTCTTAACGCGTTGCTGCGGCGGGTTGTTCGGAGGTTGCTTACTTCGGCAGCCATTTCTCCCAGTTCTTGGCAAATTGTTCGACGTTCTCCTTTGTCACCGGTGTGAGTGGCGTGTTGTCCATGACTCGTGGCGGATCCTTCTTGAAGTGGAGTTTGTTGATGAGGTGTTCGACGGCGCGGTAGCCGTAGCCATAAACATCCTGTGACAGGAGCAATTGCACGTGACCGCTTCGGACGTAGGGCAGTTCCGGCGGCAACGCATCGACCGCGACACATTTGATCGTGCCCGGACTCCAGCGCAGCGCATTATCGGTGAAGAGCGGCCAGCCGCCGAGCAAGCCCCAGCCGGTGATGTCCGGGTTCGCCTGCATCACCTGTTCGATCTTCGCCACCGCGTCCTGCGGCGTTTCCTTGTGATAATAAAGGTCGAGCAGCTTGATGCCAGGGTGTTTCTTCGCCGCGCTTCGAAAGCCAGCGCCGCGCTGCTGCAAATTCGACGCATTAGGATTGCCGTCGATGGCGGCTACGATGCCCTCTCCGCCCAGCAACTTTGCCAACGCTTCGAACACCGCCTCGCCACACTTGAACTCATCAATACCTAAAGCAACAAAACGTTTGCTGGACGGAGCGTCGCCGGAAAACGTGATCACAGGAACGCCCTGCCGCACCGCTTTGTTGATCGCGTCGGTCAATTTGGTCGCGTCGGAGCAACTGATGATGACGCCGTCCGCGCCGTTCAACACGAGTTGTTCCAGGAACTCCGCCTGCTTTTGCGCGTCCTCCTCATTCGGCGTGCGCCAATCGATCTTGATCTTGAGGCCATGCTTCGCGCCCAGTTCGCGGGCGGCGTCATTCGCGCCGACGCGCGCGGCCTCGAAAAACTGGTTGCCCTGCGATTTGGCAATCATGCCGAGCGTGTAGGTCTTTTGCGCGGACGCCAGAAAGGGAAGGAACAACAGCGCCAACGAGGTCAGCCGCAAAACGCTGCTTGCAAAAGATTTCATGTAGCCAACTATAAACGTTAGCAAACGGCGGCGACAGGAAAAAGTCTGGACGGCGTACCGGATTGAACGATTTATGAACCTGGACGAATCACAGAAAAAGAAAATCTCTGCCTGGATTGCAGAAGGTCTGCAACTCGCCGAAATTCAGAAGCGGCTGGCTGCCGAACTTAAACTGAGCCTGACTTACATGGATGTCCGCTTCCTCGTGGATGATCTGAAGCTGACGCCCAAAGACATTGAGCGCGCGAAGCCGGTTGAAAAATCCGCTTCGCAAACGGGCGGCGTATCCGCTTCGTCCCCTGCCGGGCCAACCTCAGCAGCGGCAGGTGGCACCGGGAGCGTTTCGGTGTCCGTGGATCAAGTGGCGCGACCCGGAGCAGCGGTCAGTGGCAGCGTGACGTTTAGCGATGCTATGAACGCCGTCTGGTATATCGACGAAATGGGTCGTCCCGGTCTGATACCAAGCCAACCGGGCTACAAACCGTCAGCGGCCGACCTGCAACAGTTTCAAATGGCTTTGGAAGCGGAGTTGACGAAACTGGGAATGTAAGCGTCCGGGCTTTCCTTCATGGCAATCATGGCGGCGTGAACAGTTCGATCACGTGACCGTCCGGGTCACGCAGAAACACCTGCCACGCGCCGTCGGGTCGCAATTTTCGAGGACGAAAATCCGCTGTGAGTTTTTGGAAATGTTGCTCCCATGAATCCAGTTCATCCACCCGCAGCGCGAAATGATTTCCGCGATTGCCGGATGATACCGGTTCACCGCGCTCACCGATGAGGTGCAATTCCTGGTCCGTGCCGAGTCGAAACCACGCGCCGGGAAAACTGAAGGCCGGACGCGGCAACGGGTCGAGCAACAAAACCTTGCGATAAAACTCGCAGCTTTTTTCCACATCCGCCACATGGAGGGCAACGTGATTCAGTTCAAGGATTTTCATCGCCGCTGATGATGCCGCCGCGAGAGACGAGATTCAATCGCGGGGTAGCCGCCGACGTGAGGAGGCGGATTCATGCGGGAATCACGGCCAATTGTCCGCCTCCTTATTTCGGCGGCTACGTCTTGGGTGGACGATCAACAGATCGTCCACTCAATTTCTCCGCACCGTGAAGAATCCGTCAGGCCATCTCAAACAACCAACTCACCACATCGCCCAACAACCGTCGTTGCCCCATTGTTGCGAGCCGCGGTAAATTTGCATCTGCTTGATTTGTTTCCAGGAAACAGAACCGTCGAGCAGGCCCACGTTGCCTCCGACGCCACCGATGACAGCGGAGGACGCACCGCTGGCGTTTGGATTTGAGGCGTCGAGTTCGCCCAGAATTGGCCCGCCTTTGCCGTGCGGGGCAAAGCTCTGGCGGTATCCGGGGGACCAGTCGTTCATGTCCGAAACCAGAACCAAGCTGCTGTTGTCGGTGAGCTTCTGGGGTGAAATCCAGGTTGCCGTGCCCACGATCGCCGGCCAGGGCGTGTTGGTGTGGCCGCCGTGATAATTGTAGCCGACGACGTAACCGTACTCCTGCTCTTCAAACGGCCGTTGCACCTGCTTCCGAATGAAGTAATCCGCAAAACTCGGGCAGTGCACCATGCGTTCAGTGCCAAGGTATTGGACGATCGAATTACTGGTCGCATTACTGAGCACGGGCAGATGGTCATCGTTTGCCGCCCTGGGCCGGTTCGGCGCGCCACTCGGCAGACTTTGTTGATTATCGTCGCCATACAAGTGCAGCGCGATAAGGAACTGGCGTGAGCTGTTCTTGCAACTGGTGCGTCGGGCGCGTTCCTTGGCGCCAGCCAGCGTGGGCAGCAGCAGCGCGGCGAGTATGCCAATGATGGCAATCACCACGAGCAATTCAATGAGCGTGAAGGCGGTCGCTTTCAACGACTGTCTTTTGCTTTTGGATAATGTTGTTTGCACGTCCAAGCTCCACTTCACCTTGCTCAAGCGGATTGTCAGAACATCCACCAATTCCCCAAACCGTCAATTGAGCCCAAGCTGGCTTCGAGCGCTGACCCATAAACCCGTTGCAGTTCCGGCTGAAGTCCGGCATCTCTTACCCATGTTCTGTCGCGTAATACTACAAGGTGTGATGGCGCTCGTCGCCACAATGTTCCTGACCAGTTGCGTCAGTTATCGCCCGGGCGATGCAGCGCATTTTCAAACCGGTGAATCGGTCGTCCTTGTGGGCGAAAAGCCGGCGAACCTTGCTTTTGCGCCAGCGCTTTCCCAGCCCGCCAACGTTCGCAGCACGTATCGCGACGGACTGCCGCAGACGGTTCATTATGAACCGGGGCGTGACTACGTGCTTGATACGGCTGGCCAGATTCGACGGACGGCACAGTCACGCATTCCTGATTTCGGCACGAACATCCTCTTCGGCAAGGAGGATTTTAATCACACCCAGTTTCCCGGTTACGGCAACGGACCATTCTTTGTTTACGCAGACTATTATCATCGCGAAAAATTTCAGCCTCCGGCGGCAAGGCCGGAATTGGGTGCTGCGCATCTGCCGGTGACGCGGAAAAAACTTCGTGCCGGAGAAAAAGTCCGCATCGTGGCGTACGGCGACAGCATCACCGCCGGTGGTGAAGCTTCTGAGCCGCGGTTGATTTTTTGGGAACGCTGGGCCGATGCCCTCCGGCAAGAATATCCGCACGCCACCGTTGAAACAATCAATGGCGCGACCGGTGGCGACTCAACGGTGCAAGGTTTGCAACGGTTGCAAGCCAAGGTGCTCGGCCAAAAGCCCGATCTGGTTCTAATCGGCTTCGGCATGAACGACCACAATCGCGGCGGCGTGCTGCTCAACAAGTTCGCCGAAAACCTGCAGACGATGATCGACCGGATTCGCGCCGACACCGGCGCGGAGATTGTTTTGTTTTCTGCCTTTCCGCCAAACCCGAAATGGCATTACAGCTCGCACA contains these protein-coding regions:
- a CDS encoding type II secretion system protein, with product MQTTLSKSKRQSLKATAFTLIELLVVIAIIGILAALLLPTLAGAKERARRTSCKNSSRQFLIALHLYGDDNQQSLPSGAPNRPRAANDDHLPVLSNATSNSIVQYLGTERMVHCPSFADYFIRKQVQRPFEEQEYGYVVGYNYHGGHTNTPWPAIVGTATWISPQKLTDNSSLVLVSDMNDWSPGYRQSFAPHGKGGPILGELDASNPNASGASSAVIGGVGGNVGLLDGSVSWKQIKQMQIYRGSQQWGNDGCWAMW
- a CDS encoding substrate-binding domain-containing protein; this encodes MKSFASSVLRLTSLALLFLPFLASAQKTYTLGMIAKSQGNQFFEAARVGANDAARELGAKHGLKIKIDWRTPNEEDAQKQAEFLEQLVLNGADGVIISCSDATKLTDAINKAVRQGVPVITFSGDAPSSKRFVALGIDEFKCGEAVFEALAKLLGGEGIVAAIDGNPNASNLQQRGAGFRSAAKKHPGIKLLDLYYHKETPQDAVAKIEQVMQANPDITGWGLLGGWPLFTDNALRWSPGTIKCVAVDALPPELPYVRSGHVQLLLSQDVYGYGYRAVEHLINKLHFKKDPPRVMDNTPLTPVTKENVEQFAKNWEKWLPK
- a CDS encoding aldo/keto reductase codes for the protein MDLTRTAFGTWSGGRFMHFGEPLSEERFIQVVQQAYQRGIRTFMTADVYGNGAADELLGRALTGLPRDAYCLVGAVGHDFYSGKRDGSKGFPRFTHPQLRPPNQFADYLRMATEKSLQRCRTDKFDLLLLHNPDFTGYTSDAVWKATDKLRDAKLTERIGVAPGPANGFTLDLLLCFERFGPLLDWAMIILNPLEPWPGSLVLPAAVKHDVNLITRVVDYGGLFHDDVKPGHKFGQQDHRAFRPAGWVEAGSEKMERLRDIAKKHNVTMLQLACLWNLSQPGVKSVIPTLIQETGEKTKPIESKLDELASLPDIKLTADECEFIAEIGNNKGCMELKGANQAHIGEPQPDRWGLTNDHELVAKRWHIDANTDLACTHKLAA
- a CDS encoding VOC family protein, encoding MKILELNHVALHVADVEKSCEFYRKVLLLDPLPRPAFSFPGAWFRLGTDQELHLIGERGEPVSSGNRGNHFALRVDELDSWEQHFQKLTADFRPRKLRPDGAWQVFLRDPDGHVIELFTPP